The window ACCACTGTTCCTTAATACGGGCTAATAAACATATCTCCCATTCGCCGGGTCAGTTATCACGTGGACTATTTCACCGCAGTCAAAGCGTTTATTCAGGTGGTTGAAGCAGGAAGCTTCGTCAAGGCGGCGCAGACGATGAGCCTGCCGCGCAACACCGTCACCAAGCACATCCAGTCGCTTGAAGGTCATCTGCGCGTGAAGCTGCTTAACCGCACCACACGACGCATTTCGCTCACCAATGATGGAACCGCTTATTACGAGCGCATGGTGCGGGTGGTCGATCAATGGCTGGAAGCCGAGTCGGACCTGGCCAGCGCCCAGGCGCGCCCCCACGGCCGCTTGCGTGTAGACATGGGCTCGACCATGGCGACGATGCTGGTGTTGCCTGCGCTGCCGCAATTTCACAAGCGCTACCCAGAGCTGCAACTGGACATTGGGGTGAGCGACAGGCCCGTCGATCTGCTGGGCGACCGAGTAGACTGCGTCATTCGCGGCGGTACGCTGAACGATCCGTCGCTGATCGCCAGACGCCTGGGCAGCCTCACGTTTGTCACGTGCGCCACACCGGAGTACCTCGCCCACCATGGCACGCCGCTGCACCCCGGCGACCTGGAAACTGGCCACCAGATGGTTCGTTACTTTTTTGCAGGGACTAACCGGCAGCTGCCCGTGGAGTTTGTCAGAGGGGATGAGCGCATCACGGTTGATGCACCTTACTTCGTCTCGGTAAACGACTCAAATGCCCTGCTTGCGGCCGCGTTGGCGGGTATGGGTGTCTTACAAACGCTGAGGTTCATGGCAGAACCCCACTTCCAGTCCGGGGCGTTGGTTCAACTGCTGGAGGACTGGTCGCTGGAGCCGAACCCGATCTACATCGTCTATTCACCCAACCGCCATTTGAGTGCTCGCGTGAGGGTGTTCGTTCAATGGCTTATCGAGCTGTTTGAAGCTAAGGGATTGCGCTGACGGCTTTGCGTACGAGCTTCAAGAGAGCTCACGTCAGACAGCAATGATGGAGCGGCCTACCCCCAACATAGTTCAAGGGCCCCCTTATCCCGGCCGCGTCCTTACTGTTCACCCATCCCTGGCTCATGGATGAAATACGCCCGACAGCTTTCCAGGCTCAACAGCAAGAACCCTGTCGCGGTCGCATGCCAACCCAGCTGGCGGCTCAGGTCAAACCAGAACAGGTTTGCCCTCGGGACGGATCTTGAACCAGATCGAGTACATCGCAGGCAGGAAGACCAGCGTCATGACCGTCCCCCCCAGGGTGCCTCCAATCAGGGTATAAGCCAGGGTGCCCCAGAAGACTGAGTGGGTCAGTGGGATGAATGCCAGGATCGCCGCCACGGCGGTGAGTAATACCGGGCGAGCACGCTGTACCGTTGCCTCGACCACCGCATGGAACGGGTCAAGCCCTTGCTTTTCGTTTTGATCGATCTGCCCGATCAGGATCAGGGTGTTACGCATGAGAATCCCCGACAACGCGATCAGCCCGACGAGGGCATTGATTCCGAATGGCTGGCTGAACAGAAGCAGTGTTGGCACGACTCCAATCAATCCAAGCGGCGCAGTCAAGAACACCATCACCATCGCCGACATTGAGCGCACCTGAAGGATGATGATGAGCAACGTGATTGCGATCATGATCGGAAACAGCGGCAGCAACGCGACAGTCGCCTTGGCTGACTCCTCGATGGATCCAGCTTGGTCAATGCGATAACCGTCCGGGAGGCTATCCATGATCGGTTGCAGCTCTTTAATGATCTTTGAGGACACATCCGGGGGTTGCAGATGCTCAGCAATGTCGCCGCGCACAGTGATGGTCGGCACGCGATCGCGACGGCGCAGAATCGGATCCTCCATCCGCACGCCGACCTCTCCTATCTGTGAAAGAGGAATGCGCTGACCGGCGGAGCCCACGAGGGTAAAGCCCTCGATCTTCGCAGGATCCAGCCGGATATCACCTGCAGCACGCCCCATTACCTGAACTGAACGGATGTCTTCGCGCACAGAAGTGATCGGGATGCCTGAAAGCAAGAACTGCAATTGCTGGGCAACGGCGCTCGATGTCAGGCCGACTGCCTGCAATCGATCCTGATCCAGAGAGAAATGCAGCGTGGGCGTTCGTGGCCCCCAATCGCTGTTGACCGTGCGCAGCATCGGGCTCGCCAGCATGACGGCTTCAACCCGCCCGGCGATTTCACGCAACGTGTCAGGATTGGGCCCCGTCACGCGATACGCCACAGGAAAAGGCGAGTAAGGACCAAACACAAGTTGCGTCACTCGAACCCGAGCTTCAGGAGCGAGCCCTTGAGCCACAGCCTCGCGAATCTTCAGCTTGAGCGCCTCACGTGCTTCCTGGCTTTCAGTCAGTACAACGATTTTTGCGAACGAGGGGTCTGGCAGTTCCGGAGCCATTGCCAGATAAAAACGCGGCGAGCCCTGCCCGATGTAAGACGTGACGATCTTCGCTGCGTCCTGCTTCTGCAGCCATGCCTCTACTTTTGCTGTTGTGGCACTGGTCTGCTCAATGGATGTGCCATAAGGCATCTGCACCTCGATCAGCACTTCCGGACGATCCGAGGTCGGGAAGAATTGTTTCTTGACCAGTCCCATCCCGAGAATCGCCACCACGAACGCAACGATCACTGCACCTGCCACCCACCACTTGCGGGCAATGACGAAAGCCAGCGCTCGTCGAAAACGGTTGTAATGCGCGGTGTCATAGATGGCAGCATGCCCGCCTTCAACCGGCTTGATTGCAGGCAACAGCTTTACACCCAGATAAGGCGTGAAGACCACTGCGACTACCCAGGAGGCAATCAATGCGATACCGACAATCCAGAACATGTTGCTGGTGTACTCGCCAGCAGTCGACTGCGCAAAACCATTGGGCATGAAGCCAACAGCAGTCACTAAAGTACCTGCGAGCATGGGCGCGGCTGTGTGGCTCCAGGCGTAAGCCGATGCCTTGATCCGGTCGTAGCCTTCTTCCATCTTCACCACCATCATTTCGATGGCAATGATGGCGTCGTCCACTAACAGGCCCAGCGCCAGGATCAATGACCCCAACGTAATTCGGTCAAAGTTCTTGCCCGTCGCTTCCATCACTACAAAGACGATCGCCAGTGTAAGCGGCACAGCCGCAGCGACCACGACCCCGACTCGCCAGCCCATACTGAGAAAGCAGACCAGCATCACGACCAGCAGCGCGACGAAGAACTTGATCATGAACTCGTCAACGGCCGAGCTGATGTTCACCGACTGGTCAGTGACCTTCGACAGTGTCATGCCCAATGGCATGCTTTGATTAATGCTGGCTGTCTCGGCATCCAGCGCTCTACCGAGGTCAAGACCGTTCCAGCCATCGCGCATCACGATACCCAGCAACAAGGCAGGCTCGCCCTGGTTGCGGACCAGAAAAGTTGCCGGGTCTTCGTAGCCCCGCTCCACTGTCGCGATGTCCGAAAGCTTCAGCGTTTTAGCCCGAACCACAATGGGCGTGTTGCGGATTTTCTCAAGGGTGTCGAGGGCACCCTCCAGGCGCAGAAATACCTGAGGCCCACTGGTTTCAATAGAGCCCGCAGGGGTCAAAACGTTCTGGTTGTTGAGCGCCGAAAAGATGTCCTGAGGCGAGACGCCCAGGGTGGCCAGCCGATCATGGGAAAAAGAGACGAAAATGCGTTCGGCTTGCTCACCGATGATATTG of the Paucimonas lemoignei genome contains:
- the dmlR_13 gene encoding LysR family transcriptional regulator; protein product: MDYFTAVKAFIQVVEAGSFVKAAQTMSLPRNTVTKHIQSLEGHLRVKLLNRTTRRISLTNDGTAYYERMVRVVDQWLEAESDLASAQARPHGRLRVDMGSTMATMLVLPALPQFHKRYPELQLDIGVSDRPVDLLGDRVDCVIRGGTLNDPSLIARRLGSLTFVTCATPEYLAHHGTPLHPGDLETGHQMVRYFFAGTNRQLPVEFVRGDERITVDAPYFVSVNDSNALLAAALAGMGVLQTLRFMAEPHFQSGALVQLLEDWSLEPNPIYIVYSPNRHLSARVRVFVQWLIELFEAKGLR
- the swrC_1 gene encoding acriflavin resistance protein, which translates into the protein MSLGRFNLSALAVRERSITLFLILLIGVAGTLSFFKLGRAEDPPFTVKQMTVISAWPGATAQEMQDLVAEPLEKRMQELKWYDRSETYTRPGLAFTMVSLLDKTPPSQVQEEFYQARKKLSDAARTLPSGVIGPMVNDEFSDVTFALFALKAKGEPQRLLVRDAEALRQRLLHVPGVKKINIIGEQAERIFVSFSHDRLATLGVSPQDIFSALNNQNVLTPAGSIETSGPQVFLRLEGALDTLEKIRNTPIVVRAKTLKLSDIATVERGYEDPATFLVRNQGEPALLLGIVMRDGWNGLDLGRALDAETASINQSMPLGMTLSKVTDQSVNISSAVDEFMIKFFVALLVVMLVCFLSMGWRVGVVVAAAVPLTLAIVFVVMEATGKNFDRITLGSLILALGLLVDDAIIAIEMMVVKMEEGYDRIKASAYAWSHTAAPMLAGTLVTAVGFMPNGFAQSTAGEYTSNMFWIVGIALIASWVVAVVFTPYLGVKLLPAIKPVEGGHAAIYDTAHYNRFRRALAFVIARKWWVAGAVIVAFVVAILGMGLVKKQFFPTSDRPEVLIEVQMPYGTSIEQTSATTAKVEAWLQKQDAAKIVTSYIGQGSPRFYLAMAPELPDPSFAKIVVLTESQEAREALKLKIREAVAQGLAPEARVRVTQLVFGPYSPFPVAYRVTGPNPDTLREIAGRVEAVMLASPMLRTVNSDWGPRTPTLHFSLDQDRLQAVGLTSSAVAQQLQFLLSGIPITSVREDIRSVQVMGRAAGDIRLDPAKIEGFTLVGSAGQRIPLSQIGEVGVRMEDPILRRRDRVPTITVRGDIAEHLQPPDVSSKIIKELQPIMDSLPDGYRIDQAGSIEESAKATVALLPLFPIMIAITLLIIILQVRSMSAMVMVFLTAPLGLIGVVPTLLLFSQPFGINALVGLIALSGILMRNTLILIGQIDQNEKQGLDPFHAVVEATVQRARPVLLTAVAAILAFIPLTHSVFWGTLAYTLIGGTLGGTVMTLVFLPAMYSIWFKIRPEGKPVLV